The Coffea arabica cultivar ET-39 chromosome 1e, Coffea Arabica ET-39 HiFi, whole genome shotgun sequence genome has a window encoding:
- the LOC113710332 gene encoding uncharacterized protein — MENNSTTGKQVGSASPSSSSISSFNHDLFGSKEPAPTGIFSSIFPPPSSVMGRSGSTSELIECIQRHSARSQVWDKGTPENLAKNNEDESHCISHKKRSSIFQERAEPCPLSSSLYYGGQEDMYVQSSNAQSLGSYHGMDQFKKHWEKDDQNGNDSHSASRGNWWQGSLYY; from the exons ATGGAAAATAACAGTACTACGGGAAAGCAAGTGGGTTCTGCTtctccatcttcatcatcaatatCATCATTCAATCATGATCTTTTTGGCTCCAAGGAGCCAGCACCAACTGGgattttctcttcaattttccCACCGCCATCTTCG GTCATGGGAAGGAGTGGCTCAACTTCTGAACTCATTGAATGTATCCAGAGGCATTCTGCTAGAAGCCAGGTCTGGGATAAAGGAACTCCAG AGAATCTGGCTAAGAACAATGAGGATGAAAGCCATTGCATATCCCACAAGAAAAGGAGCTCAATATTTCAAGAAAGAGCAGAACCATGCCCTTTAAGTTCATCTTTATACTATGGCGGTCAAGAAGATATGTATGTGCAGTCTTCAAATGCTCAGTCACTGGGCTCATACCATGGC ATGGATCAGTTTAAGAAACACTGGGAAAAGGATGACCAAAACGGGAACGACTCTCATTCTGCTTCTAGAGGGAATTGGTGGCAAG GGTCACTTTATTATTAG